In Deltaproteobacteria bacterium, the DNA window CTTGAGTAACGACGGAACGACATTGTTGAGTTTAAGCGGTCGCACCAGGTCAATAATCTCGGCGAAATCCTCGTCATCCGGAAAGAGAAAGAAGAACGAGCGAATCACCGGTGGGCGTGGCATCAACCACACGCCCATGCGCGTCACAATGCCGAAATTTGACTGCAGGAAAAGCCCATCAAGAAACGGCCCATAGCCATACTTAGCAATCCGCCAAGTCTTAGTACCAGCCAGCGCACCATCAGCCGTGCGCAGAACCCGCCCATCTCCCAGCACAACCTCAAGTCCACAGCTCATGCCGAAATGATCGAAGTACGGTGTATAGCCAGCCCCTTTATCCAGCGTGTTGCCGACGATACCGCCGTCCGGGGGACCAGAGGTCGTGTCCATCATTAACTTGTGACCCCGGCGTGCAAGTTCGTCATACATTTGCTGGTACGTCACGCCCGGTTCGATATCCGCATAACAGAGTGTTTCATCGATCTCTACAATGCGATTCATACGCTTGCCAACATCGACAACCAGACTCCCCGGCTGTATCGGGCTTTTCAGCCCTAACCCTCGATTCTCGCCGGTGCTGATGGCATAGAGGGGCGCACGATATTCGTTTGCCAGACGAACGATCGTTTGCACCTCTGCAGTTGAGGATGGATACACAACGCCAGCCGGACGACGATCTCCACCAGGTAACAAGTTGCGTCCGTAGCGCAGGACCGCATCTTCCGCGGTATCGAGAGCGTCTGTGCCAAGGGTCTGACGAAGAGTCTGAAGGAAAGTAGTATTAAGAGTAGCCATACATTCGTAGTGTGTGCCGTGCGCACGAGTAAAGGATTGCCGCGTCCACTGCTGAACATATCAGCAGTCACCTTTATCTATGAGACACCGACTCTACAATTTCCCGACCTGTCGCAGCACTGCCGCCTGATCCCAATAGATGCGTTCGGTCGCCATCTGCCCATCACGAAATTCAATGACAATGACT includes these proteins:
- a CDS encoding FAD-binding oxidoreductase encodes the protein MATLNTTFLQTLRQTLGTDALDTAEDAVLRYGRNLLPGGDRRPAGVVYPSSTAEVQTIVRLANEYRAPLYAISTGENRGLGLKSPIQPGSLVVDVGKRMNRIVEIDETLCYADIEPGVTYQQMYDELARRGHKLMMDTTSGPPDGGIVGNTLDKGAGYTPYFDHFGMSCGLEVVLGDGRVLRTADGALAGTKTWRIAKYGYGPFLDGLFLQSNFGIVTRMGVWLMPRPPVIRSFFFLFPDDEDFAEIIDLVRPLKLNNVVPSLLKVTNDIYGLGTVATYPFARTGGRTPLPDDVRKELQRQHDVGAWCVSGAFYGASEEAIQPLIERVKAHFGRSGKARYVSHEEAEQSPIHKIHIDTFTGRPTRSELGLLNWRPGGGNCWFLPAMPMIGTVANQHQALSRRILADHKLEYIAEYVCGPRMGRALHVIVFNRQDVEECQRVIDCYRALMNAYAELGYPISRAPLDFQEEAMARLETFPDVCGAIKHALDPNGVLSPGRYGIR